The sequence below is a genomic window from Aureispira sp. CCB-E.
CGAAGATGATTGGGAGGGCTGGAAATTGATGACTGAAAAACTAGGAAACAAAGTGCAAATTGTCGGAGACGATTTATTTGTAACCAATACAGAACGCTTGGCTAGAGGTATTGAAGAAAATACAGCTAATTCTATTTTGATCAAAGTGAATCAAATTGGAAGTATTACAGAAACCATTCAGGCGGTAAACATGGCACATAAATCCGCATATACTAGCGTCATGAGTCATCGTTCTGGAGAAACAGAAGATACAACGATAGCTGATTTGGCTGTTGCCTTAAATACAGGACAGATCAAAACAGGATCGGCTTCTCGCTCTGATAGAATTGCTAAATACAATCAACTACTTCGCATCGAAGAGGAGTTAGGAGATTCTGCTTACTATCCTGGTCGTTCAATTTTCAAGTTTTTAAGATAATTTGGGAATCTTGTATTCTTTATATAAAGATGGGGTGCCGCATAAAAATGTAGCACCCCGTTTTTTATTTTATTGCAAACACTTTTCTTGAATTATTTCCCAATTTAATATTTGAGTATTGGTCCATAATGTATCTAATATATTTTGAGTATTTAAGGATTTATGAGGAATATAAGCTAGAGAAAACACTGTTTCATTATCTGTGGGATTTGCCCAAATTAAATTCAATCCTCGGACAACTTGCTGTTGAGGTGGAATTAAAATCGTAATTGGAAAATTGGCAAAGCAAATAAAAGGCTGAATAGAAATATCTGTTGTTGAAACCATGAATTCAGCATCATATGAACAAGACATACTCCTTAATTTTATAGTATCCTTAGATTCATTATGAAAAACAACTTCGGTTTTTAATAGTAAACAGTCTTTAGAAAGAGTTGTTCTATTTTGCTTTTCATATGCTACGCATTCTACCCTAGAAATAGTCATAAAAAAGTCGTCTTGTTTTATGATTTTATGTTCTTCTTCCCTTACTTCGCATCCAAGCAATAAGCAACTAATAAACAATGACACTCCAATCCATATCCATCTATTTTCTTTAAATAATCCTTTATTCATTCTTTTACTCATTGCTTCATAAAACATCAATTAATTTAATTAAGCTCGCCTTTATCTTGAATCTCAAGCTTTGCTACTAAAACCAAACAACATATCTCAAGAATAAATACAATAAAAATAACAGAGTAGCAACTAAAGTTAGTTTCATTGATCTAAACACTACTCATAATCTATCGCTGTTCCAGAAGCGGTTACCATTAACATTCCTTTACCGACTGTTTCGTAATCTAAATCAATTCCAATAACACCATTGGCTCCTAAAGCTTTGGCATTTTCGCCCATTTCTTTCATGGCAATTTCTTTGGCTTGGCGCAATACCCTTTCATAAGAGCGAGAACGACCACCAAAAACATCTCGAATGGCAGCAAAAAAGTCTTTGAATATATTGGCACCAATAATCGTTTCTCCCGAAACAACACCAACATATTCTTTAATAATTTTATTTTCTAGGGTACTAGTGGTTGTCATTAACATCTCTAAATATTTTCTTGATAAAATCATCGAATCACATGAATAGATTTTTTCCAAATCTTTGTTTTACTTTGAATCGACAGGAAATAAATTCCATTCTTATCAACATCTATTTCCCAAAAATAAGTTCCATATTGGTTTCCTAAGATAGCACGTTGCAACAACTGTCCTGTTGGACTATACAACTTTGCCTCAACTCGCTCATCTGTCCCCTCCTCAATTTCAATGCTTATGCTGCCTGTAGCTGGATTTGGATAAATCTGAATTGCCTCTTCTACTCTTTCCACACGCTTCGTATTTGAGAAAACAGAAAATGGCAAGCTACAATTGACATTGTTCTTAACCTCACACCAACGAGCAGTAAATTCTTGTAAATACAAATTAGCAATATCCACATCATGAATAATCAAAGTATTCTCATCGTTACGTTCCTCGGCAGCTGTTGTCCAATTGTGAGAACCTGTAATAACCAAAGGGTCAGAATTTATATTACCTGCATCGACAACTGCATATTTGTGGTGCAACATCGTGCTATGGTTATCCGCCAATAAGTTAACCCCTTGCCCCGTCAACCAATTATATTCTGAACCAGGATCGTTGATATTTTCCATAATACCATGTTCCAAAGTTCCTGATTGATGTTCGTTGCGAATAGCTGTTCCCAGTTCATTTCTTGTATATGATAACAAGCAAAATTCAATGTCATTATCCGCAGAATAAAGACTGGATTCAATTTCGTTGGTTGTATTGTCAGAAGGTGAAAAGTAAGCCTCCACTAACCGACCACCAATATTAAATGTATGAGGCGTGTTATTCAATTTTTGAGCACCAACTTTTGAATTACTAGCGTTGTAACTTGCGGTATTACTCCCCCACATTTCTTCAAATTCTAAGATATAGGCTTGCGCCAATGCTTGGTCTTGAATCAAAACAGAATTATTATAATTGGTATACATATCTGTATACGTCCAATTACAGGATCCAGTCCAAACCCACGAATTGTTAACACTATGGGCATCTATAACCATAAATTTATTGTGCATCAAATCGGCTGTATTGGCATAAAAAACAGGAAATGTAAGGGTAGAATTATTCAAAGCAGCATTGCTAGTAATTGCTCCACTATTGGCAATATAACGAACTTGCACCCCGTTGCTTTGTGCATTATTTAATGCTGTTACAATGGCACTTCTTGTATTATTATAGACAGCAATATCAATACTAGTTGTCGCCTGATTAATCCTACTAATAATTTCATTTTCAATATTACTTCCTCCTGAATTAATGTAAGGAATCGAACCATTGGAGTACAAAGGGTCAATACCTTGATTAAACATTACATGAATCACTCCTGTAGAATTAGACTGTGTACTGTAGTATCCTGTTGCTCCCCAAATTGTATCGGTTCCATTCGTTACAAATGGTCGAACATAATAAAAAGTAGCTGCCTGAAGATGGTGTAGTGTAACTTGATAATTAGATGCATTCTTGGTTGGGGATGCCTCTTGTACGCCTATCTCCAAATTAGGAGTTAAACCGTATTGCACAGCAGCTTTTCCTGCCCAACTACTTTCCCAACAAAGCTGAAAACTATTTTGTGTAATTTGCTTCTGTTGGATATGATTAATTTGTTTTTGAGCCAGTAATAAATTGGGAAGTGCAAAAATTAAAAGTAAAAATTGTTTCATTTTGTTCTGTTCAAATTAATTGTTAAAGTATCAATTACCTACCAAGTTCATGCTTTAGGAAGCTGAAACACGTAATATTTGTATTATTTTTGTTAGTAGTTAGCTTTGTTACTCCCTACGGTCGTGAGCTCGCATAGCTCGGTTCGCTGCTACTTCGTGGTCGTTGATTATTATTCGCTACGCTCATGAGAGCGCAAGGCTAGTTCCCTGCTGTCATGAGATTACTATCGCTTAGTTGTTTACTTTTTTAGCTCGCTGCGCTCGTGAGATCGCAAGCTTAGTTAGCAAAAAGACAAAAAAGCACATTTAATATTAGCTTGATAATCAAAATCTTAACACAAAACGCAACAAAACCATAATTCGTTGATTGACAAAACAATAGAAATATTATCTACTTAAAGTTACATCAAGTAATTTTGAATCGTTATATAGGACAAGTATTTTATCTAAAAAAATAATCATGAAAACATCTTTCCTTTTCTTATTCTTCTCTCTTTTAGCCAGTTACAACTACGGGCAAGCTCTAACGACAGATTGGGTTACCTCTATTCCAGGAGATGCCTTTGAGCAAAATAGCAATATGGCACAGGCTCCTTGTGGTGACATTTATACCGTTGGCTTTTTTCAAGGCGCTTCATTTGGTTCGTTAAGTAGTGCTGGAATCGAAAAAGGCTTTATTTCTAAATACAATGAACAAGGGCAACTTCTGTGGTTAAAACAACTCGCTGGCAATAGCATTGATCGCATTAATAGTATTACTATTGGCAACGATAATGAAATCTATATTGTTGGAGAGTTTAGAGGTACTTTCCGATATAATAATGATAGTTTGGTTAGTTTTGACGAACTAGATGTTTTGATTGCAAAAATAGACAGTTCTGGAAATTTTCAATGGGCAACTAGCTTAACAGGATGGGGACAAGAAAGCGCCTACGATGTTTCTATATCTAACAATGGGCAACTTATCGTTACGGGGTATTATGAAAATAATTTAACGATAGGTGCTTTTAGTCTGACAGCAAACAACTTAAGGGATATATTTATTGTATCCATTGATCAACAAGGTAATCCTGTTTGGTTAAAAACATTGAGTGGGCCGGGAATTGAGTATGGTCGATCTATTGCTATTGATAGTAGCAATAATATCTATGTTGCTGGAGCCTTTAGAGACGCCTTATACCCCAATAGCGCTACTACGGTTTATGGATTTGGAAGCTACGATGCTTTTTTAGCAAAATACGACGCTACAGGGCAATTCTTGTGGATCAAGGTAATGGGTGGTCCTAGTGTAGACGAAGGGTATTATGTTAACATTGACAGTAAGCAAAACCCTGTCCTTGTTGGCTGGTATGATCGCTCTATGCAAATTGATACGTTTATCTTAAATGGTGCAAAAGAAGAAGATGGATTTGCTGTAAAATTTTCACCCAACGGAGACTTAACATGGGCATTCCCATTGGCTGGGACATTTGACGAACGAGTGTATGCCGTTGACTTTGATTCAGATGATAATATCTATCTCTTGGGAACGGTCGATAGTTTGTTGGTGATAGGTGGGGATTCTTTAACCAATCGTCACTTAAATCGCCCCACAGATATATTTGTTATCAAAATAGATGAGAACTCAAATTACAAATGGGGGCAAACGTTAGGACATTACTACAACGACTTCTGTTTTGATTTAATCGTTCATGATCCGACTACAGTATACATCGTAGGAAGTTATCAAGACACCTCTATCTTTGTCAACGATACTTTAATAAGTCAAGAAGGATACGATGTATTTTTGGGTCGATTTAGTATGGACACAACCGTCTCTATCCATCAAATATCCAACAACTCTGATATCGCAACTATTAACCTCTATCCCAATCCCGCTGTTCAACTCCAAAGCACTTTAGAGTATACTCTAACTCAGTCTACCGATGTTATCATTAGTGTTTACGATCTTTTAGGACAAGAACTGCACAAAAAAATATTTAAAAACCAACCCGCAGGAGTTTATCACACTCCCATTCAGCTCCCGCAACAAGCTTCCTCTATTTACTTTGTTCGGATAGAAACCAAGTCTACGACTCAAGTATTAGAATTGGTTAGTCCTTAAAAACCAACTGAAATTAGAGCACGAAGTGCTGTTTAAAAAGCAAAAGAGGCGTTCAGAAATTTCTGAACGCCTCTTTTAGTTACTAAAAACAATTATTATTTAGAGATTACTAATTTCTCCGTTTTGATTAGCTTTCCACTATTATCAGTCATCACTACAAAATAAGTACTGTTTGACCAATTGTTGATCATAATTTCAAGACTTCCACTACCTTTGCTTTGTTCTTGGCTATAAACAGACTTACCATTTGCATCCAAGATAGCAATGTTAACAGCTGTTGCTGATGTTTGATAACGCACTTGAACCAAAGAAGAAGCAGGGTTTGGATTTACAGACAAGATTGGACCTAAACCAGTAGCTGTTCCTAACGATACAGGGGCACGACCATCTACTCCTGATCCACATCCTTCCAAAACAAAGTTCTCTGCACAGTTTACACTACAACCATTCGCATCTGTTACATTGACAACATGCTGACCTGCATTTAAGTTTGTAAAGACACCTGTTGCATTAGACAAAGTCGTTGCTGTTGTAAAGTTAGCTAAATCGATAACATAAGGAAGTGTTCCTCCTGTTATATTCAAAACAGCAGTACCATCGTTTCCTGCACAAGTTTCATCAGAACTAGCAACTAAATTAACACTAACTGGATCAGGATCACTAACAGTTGCCGTTACGGTTACTTCACAGCCATTAGCATCTGTAATGGTAGCCGTATATACACCAGCGCAAAGATTAGCAATAGAAAGACCTGTTTGACCATTGTTCCATACTACAGTGTAAGTGTTAGAACTATCTCCACTGATAGCTACAGTAGCTGTTCCGTTACAATCACCTTCACAAGAAGGACTAGTAGTAGTTGTTGTTGCTGTGAAACCAGGAACGCCAGGAATAACAATAGTTGTATCGTATAAACAATAGTTCATATCACAAACGCTGAAGGTATACGTACCTGCTGCTAAGTTGGTAAATGTTGGACTACTTTGTGATTGACCATTGATATAGTATAAGTAATTTCCATCACCACCTGTTGCAGAAATTGTAATACTACCATTTGCTAAACCACAAGTTGCTGGTGTTAC
It includes:
- a CDS encoding heavy metal-binding domain-containing protein — translated: MLMTTTSTLENKIIKEYVGVVSGETIIGANIFKDFFAAIRDVFGGRSRSYERVLRQAKEIAMKEMGENAKALGANGVIGIDLDYETVGKGMLMVTASGTAIDYE
- a CDS encoding phospholipase D-like domain-containing protein, which gives rise to MKQFLLLIFALPNLLLAQKQINHIQQKQITQNSFQLCWESSWAGKAAVQYGLTPNLEIGVQEASPTKNASNYQVTLHHLQAATFYYVRPFVTNGTDTIWGATGYYSTQSNSTGVIHVMFNQGIDPLYSNGSIPYINSGGSNIENEIISRINQATTSIDIAVYNNTRSAIVTALNNAQSNGVQVRYIANSGAITSNAALNNSTLTFPVFYANTADLMHNKFMVIDAHSVNNSWVWTGSCNWTYTDMYTNYNNSVLIQDQALAQAYILEFEEMWGSNTASYNASNSKVGAQKLNNTPHTFNIGGRLVEAYFSPSDNTTNEIESSLYSADNDIEFCLLSYTRNELGTAIRNEHQSGTLEHGIMENINDPGSEYNWLTGQGVNLLADNHSTMLHHKYAVVDAGNINSDPLVITGSHNWTTAAEERNDENTLIIHDVDIANLYLQEFTARWCEVKNNVNCSLPFSVFSNTKRVERVEEAIQIYPNPATGSISIEIEEGTDERVEAKLYSPTGQLLQRAILGNQYGTYFWEIDVDKNGIYFLSIQSKTKIWKKSIHVIR
- a CDS encoding T9SS type A sorting domain-containing protein produces the protein MKTSFLFLFFSLLASYNYGQALTTDWVTSIPGDAFEQNSNMAQAPCGDIYTVGFFQGASFGSLSSAGIEKGFISKYNEQGQLLWLKQLAGNSIDRINSITIGNDNEIYIVGEFRGTFRYNNDSLVSFDELDVLIAKIDSSGNFQWATSLTGWGQESAYDVSISNNGQLIVTGYYENNLTIGAFSLTANNLRDIFIVSIDQQGNPVWLKTLSGPGIEYGRSIAIDSSNNIYVAGAFRDALYPNSATTVYGFGSYDAFLAKYDATGQFLWIKVMGGPSVDEGYYVNIDSKQNPVLVGWYDRSMQIDTFILNGAKEEDGFAVKFSPNGDLTWAFPLAGTFDERVYAVDFDSDDNIYLLGTVDSLLVIGGDSLTNRHLNRPTDIFVIKIDENSNYKWGQTLGHYYNDFCFDLIVHDPTTVYIVGSYQDTSIFVNDTLISQEGYDVFLGRFSMDTTVSIHQISNNSDIATINLYPNPAVQLQSTLEYTLTQSTDVIISVYDLLGQELHKKIFKNQPAGVYHTPIQLPQQASSIYFVRIETKSTTQVLELVSP